Within the Meriones unguiculatus strain TT.TT164.6M chromosome 2, Bangor_MerUng_6.1, whole genome shotgun sequence genome, the region GAGTGTCCAAAGGTATCATaaataaaaggagaggaaggCTGGAGAGTAGAGGAATCATAGGTGCTTGACTGGTAAGGAGAAAGGGGAGCTGTGTGGGGGCAGGGCAGGCCAGGAGCTCACAGGAGCTGCCTTCACATTTCAGCGGTTACGCATCCCAATGTGTTTGGAAAGCTTCATCAAGCCTTGTCTTGTAGAGACACGAATAACCCGGTTCAGCATGACTGCCATGCACGGTGACCCATGAGCAGTCAAGCTTTGAGGACATAGTGATAGCATGCAGTGTCTAAGGGCATCCGCAGTGGGAGTGAGCCTGGCATCGGGAGgactcccccacccctgcccccttCATTTCCCTGCCAATTTCTATGCCCTGAACTGGAACCCACAGCAAAAAGAAGAATAGCAAGGCACACAGTGCAAAGATCAGTATGACCAATTTTGCTTTGTACACAATGATTTATTGTCCGGTAAACTCTCGGTTTATACACCTTACTTCAAGTACCTTTATGAGCAATACAGCGAGATGGTAAGGCATTATCAAAGGGCACAAGAGGACAGCACtctttgggaaaaagaaaaagagtttcaTATGCTACAATCTTGTTTCATATGCTACAAAGCTCTATGCGTGACActgaggaccttagggaagatttTCCTGGGAGGAGGACAGGGCAGACATGATTCTCTGTGTCATGGGGCTTTTTCCAGGTACTTGCACCCAGGAGAAGGATGTCAACAAGCATTGGAAATGACATACCCATTGAAGCAAAAGCTACTGTTACAAGGCAGCCACTCTTCTCCCTGAAGCTAGCTTCCTCCTCGCACAATCTTTTGTTCAGGCCTAACTGTCATTCAGCTGAATACTCAGGGGTGGCAGCTTTCCTGGAGTCTGTCCAGGTCCCCACCCCCTATGTCTGGTGAACATGTACCCACTGCCACTAGAGGTCCCACTTGTTGGCGCCTAATCCACAAAGGCAACTGGGTATAATGGAATTGATTCTACCACAACGGCTGACCAAGTTTATTTCTGCTAAAACACTAACATAAATTTGGATCGTTACAAAGGATTAGTAGGGAAATTAGAATAGGTTTGACCATCGTCTCCCTTCCACTTTCTTTTCCCCTCTAACTtcaacagagagaaaggaaaataaagcacATCTAAACTGACTGATAGCTCAGCAGAAGCCTTCCCGTAGCCCCAGCAGTTGGCTAGATTGGCTGGAGCTTCCCCAGGGCccaggggaaaaggaaggaatggTGCGGTGAAAATCAGATAAGCAAAATGAGCTCCGAGACAAGCAGCTGCCAGTCCTTAATGCTCTCTGCTATCATAAAGCTTGGTTGTGGTTGCATGAAGGGAGTGGCTTGGAAACATCTGTGTCACAAAGCACAAACCCCAGGCCGGAATCACACACACGTTTCATGGAACAAAGCAGAGGCTAGTGTAACACAAGCAATGCTCACTCACACTCTATAGGACAACGGTGTTTAGTTCACACAGTCAGCAACGCATATGTTCACAACGCACAGACAGGTTTCCCTGTAAGGATTTAGAAGGCGTTTGAGAGCTTTAAAGAAGCGACTGCAATTTTCTTAGGCGAATAAGGCGCTGAGTGTCACTATGGTAACCAAGATGGAGGACACGACGAGTAAAATCAGACCCATGTGACATAATTTTGATCGCTTGTTgcgcttcttcttctttttcagcAAAGTGTCAAAACCTGGAGTGTACATATCCCCCAGCCAAAAGCGCAGGTCATTGGGGTTCTCCTAAAAGAAAATGACACAGGAAATATCACTGATGAGTGACCAGTCAGCATTACAGAAGGAGACATGACAAGAAGATAGCATCAGAGGCCCTGCGTTCACTGTTCTGCATAAGGCTTAAGTGCCGAGGCTCAAACAGTAGGCTTGACATCTCTAAATATCTGAGATACACTGCCACACCCTGTCTGGCCACAGGTACCTGCAGGAAATTTGTCTGCCTAACTCAGAATTTATTTATTAGGTGGCCTGCACAATTTCTGCATTAAATTGCTCACACTTCCAAGTAAGAAACATCAGCTTCATCTCTTAGCCAATTGTGTGTTTCTGACAGCTCATAAGTAATGGCTATAAATCAGTTGAGTTACTTGAAATACAATTATGATTACAATTCCTAGCTTTAAAGGGACCTTGGAGGTTTTGTCTCATCTCATGGCCGGGATAAGAATTTGGCAAGTTTCAGGAAATCCCTGACTGACTTCCATGAAGGGAGGACAGGCTAGGTGTTCACAGTACAGCTTCCACAGAGCATCACAGGGGACAGCTTTGCTCCCATTAGTGCCTGTCCATTGGGTTCTTCTGTCTCATTGGATCCATCTTCTTTAAGGTGCCAGAGAATCTCTCTAAGTCAGCCTGCTCTCAAGTACCAAATAAGTCTCAAATATATTCTACAATTCcatatgctttttttaaaaaaaaaaatacaattgttCCTCTAATCTCTAGGTTTAGTGCATAGGCCCTGTGTTTTGGCGGGGCATGCAGTCTCATACATTAAGTTTACAAAGATGGTTGAATGAGCACTTTCACATACCATCTGTAGGCCTTGGTTTTTCTTGCCTAGATAGTCTGAAGGATCTTTAACAGGCTGTCACCTTCAATGCTTTCACTGGATTTCTATCACCTAATGGTGTCACAAAAACCAGTTTCTTGTGGCTGGCAGCCTCTAGGGGCTTTGAACTAGTTTCAGAGTTAGGATTTTAGTGCTAGGAGAAGCATATATACACCTGTTAGGAGCTGAGGTGTATTTGGCAATTGTGATTCTCCAAAATGAAGGTGTAAGTGGGTTTAAACCACGTCCTAAGAAGTGCTTAAGAATTACAATTGAATTTGGAAGACCTGTGCAGTAGAATACTGCCGATTTAGGACCCTTATCTGCATccccttgtttttgtttagttttgtttttaatcttgttcgtGTCCTAACCAGAGACATCCATTTTGCAACTTCAattctctaatttttcttttcaccAATGGCTTCCCTAATGGGGACAATCCCCTCCTAAATCCTCACTTTGGCACGCATTGGTAATTAAGTGtatcatttcttttatcttttctgaCTTAATTACTCTTAGCAATTTAGAAAAATGGTGACACGTCGAGGCACTTGGGACCTTTATAGTCTATAGATGGTATCAAGATTACAAAAATCATGGGTCTGAAGAGATGACTCATCAGTTAAGAGGGAtggctgctctaccagaggacctggattaGATTCCCTGTACCCACACAGCCTCTGTAACCCCATGACATCTTCTTGCGGCCTCCtagggcactgcatgcatgagATGCGCAGACGCATGCACAGGCTAAACACCCAGGCaagtaaaataaaagtgaaagttAAACAAGTTACAAACTTAAATGAGAAGCTCTACCTGCTATTTATGAGAAAAGGACAGAAGTGCCAACGTCATGAAATATAATATGGAGTTTCATAATATGCTGTTCTAATGACAGCAGAAGATTCCCAGAATCCCAGATTCTTGTGGGAGTTAACACTGAGGAAGCCATAGTGAAGCCAGTACACAGATCAGCCTGAGAGTTTCtctgagaagtgtgtgtgtgcacagactaCAGAGGGGACTGGTGGTGTCAGCAACACAGCACATCCATTCTATTCATGTGTGATCTTGTagatttaacttaaaaaattaattaccAATTATCTTCAATTTCCTAAGCCGGAGATCTAAACTTacgaacaaacaacaaaaagaaaaaaaaattgatttttgaAATTGGCATATGAAAATCACAGTCTTTGAATCCAGTGAACTATTTCTATTTACTCATTTAGATGGATTTGTGTGCAGGCAGGGAAAAAGCATCTGTCTCCACAGCCCCCttgtcacatatacacacagcaaAGACAAGACAACAGGCCTTAGATGGTGCCCAGCAGTAAATGACTTTTCATGAAATAAATTAGTGTACCCCCCCCATAACAGACTTAATGCTATGAAGTCTTTAGTAAGAAACATgagattaaacaaaaacaaagacaagaaaaagaaatgcactGTTGTTGTCTTTTGGAAATTTCTCAGAAAGGCACCAAAGAGGAGGTACGTTCAAGGTAGGAGATTAAGAGCTGTCAGGGATTCTAGACGTAATAGATTTCAAGGAACGTACGCTCAAGGCTTAAAACTTGTGTGCACAACATGAGCATCTATGGtactcttcaaaaaaaaaaaaaaaattgtgctccACTTCAGGTGGCTAAGGTGTAAACTTGGACCAGACACACATTTTTAAACGAAGGGTACTTGGGAAATGTCAGGCTTTTCTGGCCTAAGGCAGGTGGAAGCAAGCCAAGACGTGTCAGGAATCTAGTTCTTTTAGACAACACAGGGACCACTTTGGTTTTCAGGTATTTGGGTCTTCTGTGTGTGGctgacatcagaggaagaaaagaaaaggtaggGGGAAGAGAAATCATAAGCTGGATGACTGAGTTCATTGCATACTTCTCCTtgttgaaatgttttgttttgacacacAAGAAAAATGAGCAAAATGTAAACCTGCCATCTTAAATCATTCGGTGGGCTTGGAATGTTAAAAAACGATCACTGTGATTACTGGGAAGGGCTTCCCTGCACAGTGCCAAACTGAGTCCCATCATTTCATAAGTAGCTTTGAAGAAAAAATGTACAGTGAAAAATTTATCCCTAAGTGTTCTTGAGCATAAACAATTATATAAGATTACAAACTAGGGCAAACACATGTGaccttaaaatttaattaaaaacaaaaccaaaacaacaaaaatgctgcCTTTCATCTTCCGAGGAGAACTTTATTCATTActgctcctcctttcttctctctacaTTACACAGATGCCATTGGTTgagtaaaacacaaaacaaataaataaccccacacagTGGCTGGGAAAAAGAAATGATCCCAAGGACCAAGAGGACCTGTGGTCTGGAGATTTTGTGTTCGGTGAAGAACTCCTGTCATGCCTACACCTTTTCAGGATCACTTAGCTGATCTGTTAGCAAATTAAGATCATTCTTACAATACACACCTTCAGATGTCCGGAGAGATTTGTGTGCACAGAATGCTTATCATACTCTTCAATAGTCCATGaaggattcttttttctttcctccatagCTTCTTCCAAACTTACGTCACCATATAATGGGTTATTCTTCATAACTGGAGACACGGATGGTGGAGGGCTGTCAGGAAGGACTGGGCTCTCCCCGCTAATTCCCTTAGTTCGTTGAGTAGCAGCGTTATTTTCCCTCTGTTGGGAGATTAGAAAACAAGGCTTTTATTAGAAGCTGGTGTTGCTGGGGGCAGAGGAGCCCAAATCACAGAAATCTGTATCTGCAAATTTGTTGTTTCTGTCTCATACCCAACAGATTACACAATGAATTATGAAATAACTCTGGGATCTACTTTGATCTACGATCCTTCCATTAACTGAGTTCTCTCTTTGTATGTTTTGTTGTTCAGTTTAATATCCATTTCAATAATACTTTCCAGTTACAAAGACAGAATTATATTCTGCAATTCATCTACTTTCTGAAGAAACACAGTTTTCCAGCTCGTCTGCGTTAGAGTTTAATGGCATTTATGTCTTTTAATGTATTTCAAGATTCATAAAAGTAATACTTAATATTATTGTTTGAAACCAGAAAATTAAGATTGAAAACATTTTCTAGGACCGCAAGTTGGCTCTGCGGATAAAGGTGATTCCTGCAAACTTGCCAGCCTCGATTTGATCTCTGGACCCTCACAGCACAAGAGAATGGGATCTACAAGCTGTAACACCTTGTTTATGTCCTCTGCATACACATGTCCTGGAAAGAACACATATGTGTATgaacacacacgcatgtgcacacacaaacacttttCAGTGGATCTGCCTGTAGGCTGGCATAAGTAGGGCCATGCAGGGGTCCAAGTTTTGTGAGTCCTCACCCTTGCTGATTTGGGAATTTGGGTGCTGCAGTCGCCTGTGAGTCCCCCTTGTTCCCGTAGATTACTGTAATAAACTTATTGTTAACCCAAGCTAGACTTgggtggaatcatttctttggtctgttaTCAGTAGCCTACCTGAGGTGGAACGACATTTGATCCCATCTCCCTGGCTTCAGGAAAAGCCATAGAGCAACCGAGTCAATTTAATACCATTCACCTCTAGGTGTCTGCTGACCAGCTGTCTGCTAGAGAAATTAATTCTTcactttcaaaaatttaaaaatttgataTTGAGTcgctgggaagactcctgtgttcaaattttctggttctgttgctctcctcgtggggtttctgtcctctccagatcttactatttcccacttcttacataagattccacacgctttgaaaatttgaacacaggggtcttctcagagactcatactccaaccaagtaccaggcatggagataacctagagcccctgcacagatgtagcccatggcagtttagtgtccaagtgtgttccatagtaatgggaaagagggactgtctctgacataatctgattggcctgctctttgatcacctccccctgagggtggagcagccttaccagggcacagaagatgacaatgcagccactcctgatgtgatctgatagactaagatcagaaggaaggagaggaggacctcctttatcagtggacttgggcagaagcatgtgtgaagaaggggaagggagggtgagaccgggaggggaggagggaggagcttatggggggatacaaagtgaataaagtataattaataaaataaaattttaaaacaattgaTATTGGAACATAGTATAGACATAGAAAGGAACACACACATGACAAATACATGTGCTTTCCCCACAAAttttcaattgtgtgtgtgtgtatgtgtaaaacaTGGCGACTGAACCTAAGAACATTGGAAATATACCAATAAGAATCATCTCCTTTTGAGTTGTGTGTAAAACTACCTCAGGTCATATTCCGATGACCTCAGCATTTCTTAGAACATAAAGGTTACATTAAATATGTAGTTATATAAACTAAAATTGTAGACTTGCTTGATATGGCCTGGCCACCTTTTGAAATAACTGGTAAGTAAAGAGGGAAATAATATAGATAAAACCATCTGTGTTATCCTGGGCATTGGGTTTCTAtgactttgaaaaaaatatttattcactttacatgtaTTAGTGTTttactgcatgtatgtatgtatatcaagCGCAGGCCAGGTACTCTCCAAGACCAGAGAAGATACAGAGCCCTTGAAACTTGAGTTAAAGATACTgcggatgctgggaatcaaacctgggtccacagaaagagtagcaagtgagccatctctccttcctTGAAACTTTAATAAATGCACTTTTCACATAGAGTTCacttcagagacagtctctaactTTAACTTGGTTTTTGTCTGCTAAAAGTCAATTTATAGACTATGATGCTATGTCATGTCATCAAATGATGAACTTTATCATTAAGCATTTATCTTTAAGCATCAAGCTTAAAGtagctttataagtgttgttctaaatcaaataaaaacaattttacaaGAAATTAAGGTTGTTTGGGCTCAGCATAATTAAAATGCTATTGTTTTCTTCAAGTCTGGGTGGCTTTGATCATGTTTGGAGCAGGCTAACTCCTCTGATATGTACAAATTTTCTTTGTTAGGTTCCTTTCCTGCTCCTGGAATGTAAATAAGAGGTTTGATAAATGAGTGAAATAAAATGTGTGGCTAAAGAAAAgtatatataaactataaaacATATACAGATTTAGAAGAATTAATGTATGATGGTATCAAACAGTCAGAAGTAGATTCTAAGGTAGAATTTAAGCCTTATTTATCATTCTTACCTCTGAAggacacaccaaaaaaaaaaaaacttaatataAAGATTTATTGCTAATCtgaaaaaaaacacaattattttcttataatttataCATTAATAAATTACTCAAAAATAATTTGATGGAATTACTGGGACGTAGCTCAAAGACTGAATACACGCTTAGATTACTGAAGATCTCCAAGACAGCCAAATAAATAGCAATTATTAATTAATGGtaggataaaaataaatactagtTATGGGGTtggagatgtagttcagtggtggaGTGCTTACCTAGCAAGAGTGAATCTCCAGGTTTAAATAGCAGTttgcaaaaaaaaatttgttGTGGTTGATTTGTATTTTGCTATTTTTTCCCAAACAGATTTAAGAAAATAAGGAACATATATGCAAGCCCAACTTTCCATGCTACATCTTAGGGAAACTACTAAGTAGAAAATGCAGTAGCATTTGTATGATTTTAATCAACTGAACTGTAAAATAaattccatttaaaatatttatttaaggaaGTAACACTTCAAAGTTTAGCTAGACTTTCACTATTAAGCCAAACTTTGCCCatttatttttatccattttaATCCTAATACTTCAATGTGCAAGTAAAATATCACTTAATAAAAGAGCTGGAAGACATTACTCAGGCAAACAAAATCTAAAGGTTAGCAGCTAATAGGCTATTAAACCAAGAAACtctaaaaatataaatcaatagtCAGGGAGATGAAGACAAAGGAATGTTGAAAAGTAAATAGAAATTGCTAAGATGGAAATAATATGATGATTTGAGTTTTAAAGTGAACTAAAGAATTAGATGTTAATAAGTTTAACACAGGTGTTGTTAATTAAGAAACTAAGAATTGGAGGGAAAGGATAAAGCTGTTGTTCAAACTGAAGAAAGACTGTTTATCTCCAAATTACTAGGTTGGTAAAGATGATAAAGGCAAGCTGATAGATCTCTAAGTGGTTTGGGTATAAATGAAGGCCATCTCAAAAGCATATAAAGGAAAAGTCACACGTGGGAAATAGAAGCAGGCTCAACT harbors:
- the Minar2 gene encoding major intrinsically disordered NOTCH2-binding receptor 1-like isoform X1 produces the protein MKGDMDLSVLPNNNHPDKFLQLDVKSLMRSSTLLQASLARFPGGNYPATQHWQNLVYSQRENNAATQRTKGISGESPVLPDSPPPSVSPVMKNNPLYGDVSLEEAMEERKKNPSWTIEEYDKHSVHTNLSGHLKENPNDLRFWLGDMYTPGFDTLLKKKKKRNKRSKLCHMGLILLVVSSILVTIVTLSALFA
- the Minar2 gene encoding major intrinsically disordered NOTCH2-binding receptor 1-like isoform X2: MPAEQEDREEDTHTVGERENNAATQRTKGISGESPVLPDSPPPSVSPVMKNNPLYGDVSLEEAMEERKKNPSWTIEEYDKHSVHTNLSGHLKENPNDLRFWLGDMYTPGFDTLLKKKKKRNKRSKLCHMGLILLVVSSILVTIVTLSALFA